The following proteins come from a genomic window of Solea solea chromosome 3, fSolSol10.1, whole genome shotgun sequence:
- the LOC131456154 gene encoding extracellular calcium-sensing receptor, with protein sequence MMTMVFAVEEINRDSSLLPGVTLGFRIMDSCDHVHTSMQALFPLITGNITEERMDKSKQSEILCLAGSPVSAVIGLASSSPTRAVAHTLGPFNIPLVSYFATCTCLTDKQLYPSFLRTVPSDLFQVRGLVQLVTSLEWLWVGTVGTTDDYSHYGIQAFSNQFRQRGGCVAFHLTIHKSPTEAEIQIMAGKLQSSNAQVVVVFATEGQLLELFSEGTLGFSFPGARIPTLEEFLLNVRPSPEPGMEFVNMFWEDLFGCRLQFRNRSETDAAGTKPVCTGSEDLRKTNSSYTDVSQVRISYNVYKAVYAIAHALHTLLNCSSTGLTGECVKDISFTSTELLHHLKTVNFTDQFEEKVYFDSSGEPVPLYDIINWQKDSNGDIRFVKVGSFDGSVPLGQQLQMEQSAIVWTRGQSQVPVSQCSAPCPAGSRKARRQREPHCCFDCLPCADGEISNVTGSSECTKCPEFHWSDKDKVKCIAGVEEFLSFSDTMGVILLLLILLGVVLTTIITTVFHRFRSTPIVKANNSEISFLLLVSLQLCFLCSLVFIGQPSAWSCRLRQAAFGLSFVLCLSCLLVKTIVVLLAFQARVPGSRVIKMFGPSQQRALILCTTAPQVCLCAGWLLGEPPFPFRNTNYQASTGKIVVECKETWPPGFYLVLGYIGLLAFLCLLLAFLGRKLPDAFNEAKLITFSMLIFWAVWITFIPAYVSSPGKFTVAVEIFAILASTFGLLLCIFVPKCYIILLQPERNNKKVVTGKYNR encoded by the exons ATGATGACCATGGTGTTTGCAGTGGAGGAAATTAATCGTGATTCAAGTCTGTTACCAGGTGTCACACTTGGTTTCAGGATCATGGACAGCTGTGACCATGTCCACACCAGCATGCAAGCTCTTTTCCCTTTA ATAACAGGAAACATTACAGAGGAGCGAATGGATAAAAGTAAACAATCTGAGATTTTGTGTTTAGCTGGGTCTCCTGTGTCTGCAGTGATTGGCCTTGCATCCTCTTCCCCTACAAGAGCTGTTGCTCACACTCTCGGTCCTTTCAACATCCCACTG GTGAGTTACTTTGCCACATGTACTTGCCTTACTGACAAGCAGCTGTACCCATCCTTCTTGCGGACTGTTCCGAGTGATCTCTTTCAAGTTAGAGGTCTTGTACAACTGGTTACATCCTTAGAATGGCTCTGGGTGGGAACAGTAGGGACCACG GATGACTACAGTCACTATGGAATCCAAGCTTTCTCTAACCAGTTTAGGCAGCGAGGTGGGTGTGTGGCATTTCATCTAACGATCCACAAGTCACCCACAGAAGCTGAGATACAAATAATGGCAGGCAAGCTGCAGAGTTCAAATGCACAGGTTGTAGTGGTCTTCGCCACAGAGGGTCAGCTACTGGAACTGTTTTCAGAG GGCACATTGGGCTTCTCCTTCCCTGGTGCCAGAATCCCCACCTTGGAAGAATTCCTGCTGAATGTCCGGCCATCTCCTGAACCAGGGATGGAATTTGTGAACATGTTTTGGGAAGACCTCTTTGGCTGTAGATTACAGTTCAGAAACAGATCTGAAACTGATGCAGCAGGTACT AAGCCTGTATGCACAGGTTCAGAGGATCTGcggaaaacaaacagcagttaCACTGATGTATCTCAGGTCAGAATATCCTACAATGTGTACAAAGCTGTGTATGCTATAGCCCACGCTCTGCACACTTTGCTCAACTGCAGTTCTACAGGTCTTACAGGGGAGTGTGTTAAAGACATATCATTTACTTCCACAGAG CTGCTGCATCATTTGAAAACAGTAAACTTTACTGACCAGTTTGAGGAGAAAGTATATTTTGACTCCAGTGGAGAGCCAGTCCCTCTGTATGACATCATTAACTGGCAGAAGGACAGCAATGGTGACATTAG GTTTGTCAAAGTGGGAAGCTTTGATGGTTCAGTTCCACTTGGGCAACAATTGCAGATGGAGCAGAGTGCCATTGTATGGACAAGAGGGCAGTCACAG GTGCCAGTGTCTCAGTGTAGTGCTCCATGTCCTGCTGGCAGTCGAAAGGCCAGGCGTCAAAGAGAGCCTCACTGCTGCTTTGATTGTCTTCCCTGTGCTGATGGAGAGATCAGTAATGTGACAG GTTCCAGTGAGTGCACCAAATGTCCAGAGTTTCACTGGTCAGACAAAGACAAGGTGAAATGCATTGCCGGGGTTGAAGAGTTCCTTTCCTTTTCCGACACCATGGGCGTCATCCTGCTCTTACTCATTCTGCTGGGTGTTGTCCTGACAACCATCATCACCACTGTCTTTCACCGGTTCCGTTCCACACCCATTGTCAAGGCCAACAACTCAGAGATAAGTTTCTTGCTCCTTGTCTCACTGCAGCTGTGCTTCTTGTGTTCCCTGGTGTTCATTGGTCAGCCATCTGCGTGGTCATGCAGGCTTCGGCAGGCAGCGTTTGGGCTCAGCTTTGTCCTCTGCCTGTCTTGCCTCCTTGTAAAGACCATTGTTGTTCTCTTGGCCTTCCAGGCAAGAGTACCTGGTTCCAGAGTTATTAAGATGTTTGGGCCCTCTCAACAGAGAGCACTGATCCTCTGCACTACAGCTCCTCAG GTTTGTCTCTGTGCTGGTTGGTTGTTGGGGGAACCCCCTTTCCCTTTTAGGAACACAAACTATCAAGCCTCAACTGGAAAA ATTGTTGTAGAGTGTAAAGAGACATGGCCTCCTGGATTTTACCTGGTCCTGGGCTACATTGGACTCCTGGCATTCCTCTGCCTGCTCCTGGCGTTCCTCGGGCGCAAGTTACCTGATGCATTCAATGAGGCCAAGCTAATCACATTTAGCATGTTGATTTTCTGGGCTGTGTGGATTACTTTCATACCAGCTTATGTTAGCTCTCCTGGGAAATTTACTGTGGCTGTAGAAATATTTGCTATATTAGCTTCCACTTTTGGGCTATTACTGTGTATTTTTGTCCccaaatgttatattattttactGCAACCTGAAAGAAATAATAAGAAAGTTGTGACTGGAAAATATAACAGATGA